In Onychostoma macrolepis isolate SWU-2019 chromosome 06, ASM1243209v1, whole genome shotgun sequence, one DNA window encodes the following:
- the zgc:109982 gene encoding retinol dehydrogenase 8 isoform X1, producing MPHNFPIRRNWSGFLRVQLNVLALAVYATMRNLAKREALEEAAGRTLGSTLEIKELDVCDENSVKACVDSLPMRRVDILISNAGMGMIGPIECQTIDEMKSVMDTNFFGLVRLLKEVLPDMKKRKSGHIVVISSVMGIQGILFNDIYAASKFAVEGFCESLAVQALRFNLNISLIEPGPVVSEFERKVYEDGLKIDLSKADKVTADMFTNIYLKNYNQIFQSFGQTPEDVAEHTFKMITMDNPPFRHQTNHLYTPMTTLKYEDPNGDLPIETFYKMVFEHDKVFNASLNFLKLLRWRSRKSFSLEKDKNAS from the exons atGCCCCATAATTTTCCTATAAGGAGAAATTGGTCTGGGTTCTTAAGGGTTCAGCTAAATGTTTTGGCTTTGGCAGTGTATGCGACCATGAGGAACCTGGCTAAACGTGAAGCTCTGGAGGAGGCAGCAGGTCGTACTTTGGGCAGCACACTGGAGATCAAGGAGCTCGACGTCTGTGATGAGAATTCTGTCAAAGCCTGTGTGGACAGCCTGCCCATGCGCAGAGTTGACATTCTCA TTAGTAATGCTGGAATGGGAATGATTGGCCCCATTGAGTGTCAGACCATTGATGAGATGAAATCTGTCATGGACACTAACTTCTTTGGGCTTGTGCGACTCTTGAAGGAGGTTCTGCCTGATATGAAGAAGAGAAAAAGTGGCCACATAGTGGTAATCAGCAGTGTAATGGGGATTCAGG GTATtttgtttaatgacatttaTGCTGCTTCCAAGTTCGCTGTTGAAGGGTTCTGTGAGAGTCTGGCAGTTCAAGCTCTGAGATTCAATCTGAA TATCAGCCTCATTGAACCAGGACCTGTCGTCTCAGAGTTTGAGCGTAAGGTGTATGAGGATGGCTTGAAGATAGACCTCTCCAAAGCTGATAAAGTGACAGCAGATATGTTTACCAACATCTACTTAAAGAATTACAACCAGATATTCCAGAGTTTTGGACAAACTCCAGAGGATGTTGCAGAG CACACATTCAAAATGATCACCATGGACAACCCACCATTTCGCCATCAAACTAACCATCTGTACACACCCATGACCACCCTAAAATATGAAGATCCAAACGGTGACCTTCCCATTGAAACCTTCTATAAAATGGTGTTTGAACATGACAAGGTGTTCAATGCAAGTCTCAATTTCCTCAAGCTCCTGCGCTGGAGAAGCCGTAAGAGCTTCTCTTTGGAAAAAGACAAGAATGCCTCTTAA
- the dr1 gene encoding protein Dr1 encodes MASSSGNDDDLTIPRAAINKMIKETLPNVRVANDARELVVNCCTEFIHLVSSEANEICNKSEKKTISPEHVINALESLGFGSYIAEVKDVLQECKTVALKRRKASSRLENLGIPEEELLRQQQELFAKARQQQAELAQQEWLQMQQAAQQAQLAAASASSAQQAGSSQDEDEEDDM; translated from the exons ATGGCCTCTTCATCGGGCAACGACGATGATCTGACGATCCCGAGGGCGGCGatcaataaaatgattaaagaaACGCTTCCCAATGTGCGAGTAGCGAACGATGCCAGAGAGCTGGTGGTGAACTGCTGCACAGAGTTCATTCACCTCGTCTCATCAGAGGCCAACGAGATCTGCAATAAATCAGAGAAGAAGACTATATCCCCAGAACATGTTATAAACG CACTTGAAAGTCTAGGTTTTGGGTCATACATCGCAGAAGTAAAAGACGTTCTGCAAGAGTGTAAAACTGTAGCACTTAAACGGAGGAAGGCCAGCTCTCGACTAGAGAACCTTGGCATACCCGAGGAAGAACTTCTCCGTCAACAACAGGAATTATTTGCCAAG GCACGGCAGCAGCAGGCTGAGCTGGCACAGCAGGAGTGGTTACAGATGCAGCAGGCCGCCCAGCAGGCACAGCTAGCGGCGGCTTCAGCCAGTTCCGCTCAGCAGGCCGGATCTTCCCAGGACGAAGATGAAGAGGACGACATGTGA
- the zgc:109982 gene encoding retinol dehydrogenase 8 isoform X2 has translation MRNLAKREALEEAAGRTLGSTLEIKELDVCDENSVKACVDSLPMRRVDILISNAGMGMIGPIECQTIDEMKSVMDTNFFGLVRLLKEVLPDMKKRKSGHIVVISSVMGIQGILFNDIYAASKFAVEGFCESLAVQALRFNLNISLIEPGPVVSEFERKVYEDGLKIDLSKADKVTADMFTNIYLKNYNQIFQSFGQTPEDVAEHTFKMITMDNPPFRHQTNHLYTPMTTLKYEDPNGDLPIETFYKMVFEHDKVFNASLNFLKLLRWRSRKSFSLEKDKNAS, from the exons ATGAGGAACCTGGCTAAACGTGAAGCTCTGGAGGAGGCAGCAGGTCGTACTTTGGGCAGCACACTGGAGATCAAGGAGCTCGACGTCTGTGATGAGAATTCTGTCAAAGCCTGTGTGGACAGCCTGCCCATGCGCAGAGTTGACATTCTCA TTAGTAATGCTGGAATGGGAATGATTGGCCCCATTGAGTGTCAGACCATTGATGAGATGAAATCTGTCATGGACACTAACTTCTTTGGGCTTGTGCGACTCTTGAAGGAGGTTCTGCCTGATATGAAGAAGAGAAAAAGTGGCCACATAGTGGTAATCAGCAGTGTAATGGGGATTCAGG GTATtttgtttaatgacatttaTGCTGCTTCCAAGTTCGCTGTTGAAGGGTTCTGTGAGAGTCTGGCAGTTCAAGCTCTGAGATTCAATCTGAA TATCAGCCTCATTGAACCAGGACCTGTCGTCTCAGAGTTTGAGCGTAAGGTGTATGAGGATGGCTTGAAGATAGACCTCTCCAAAGCTGATAAAGTGACAGCAGATATGTTTACCAACATCTACTTAAAGAATTACAACCAGATATTCCAGAGTTTTGGACAAACTCCAGAGGATGTTGCAGAG CACACATTCAAAATGATCACCATGGACAACCCACCATTTCGCCATCAAACTAACCATCTGTACACACCCATGACCACCCTAAAATATGAAGATCCAAACGGTGACCTTCCCATTGAAACCTTCTATAAAATGGTGTTTGAACATGACAAGGTGTTCAATGCAAGTCTCAATTTCCTCAAGCTCCTGCGCTGGAGAAGCCGTAAGAGCTTCTCTTTGGAAAAAGACAAGAATGCCTCTTAA